The Streptomyces pactum genome contains a region encoding:
- a CDS encoding Rv3235 family protein has protein sequence MRKVMTRTQLSPSGTSLRTPDGPLAPVPPRGPGDDPTFRPSGATPPYVPAPAAAPARVPEAAPARVPGAVPPRAVGGVPPRVAGGVPPRRPGGRVAGTTAPGGRPPGSPGGRSPRSRTRPADTRPPTAGPGRAPGPGPRPAVALVTPAAAPATHPAAPAPAAPVVPAQAPRRPVPQLRPTDRFAELLLSVLSGRRPVHSMLRHTVGRAYDDLAHLAERGPLRTRGTSPVVRDIGYFEPRPGALEVFARIGAGDQLRAMAFRLEQGRDLRWRCTAVELGGPRRPHTDDA, from the coding sequence ATGCGCAAGGTCATGACCAGGACCCAGCTCAGCCCGAGCGGCACGTCCCTCCGCACGCCGGACGGTCCGCTCGCCCCGGTCCCGCCCCGGGGGCCCGGCGACGACCCCACGTTCCGGCCCTCCGGCGCCACACCGCCCTACGTCCCCGCCCCCGCCGCCGCTCCCGCCCGCGTACCCGAGGCCGCTCCCGCCCGCGTACCCGGCGCGGTCCCGCCCCGAGCGGTCGGTGGCGTACCGCCGCGCGTGGCCGGTGGCGTACCGCCGCGCCGGCCCGGCGGACGCGTCGCGGGGACCACGGCGCCCGGCGGCCGCCCGCCGGGCTCCCCGGGCGGCAGGTCCCCCCGGTCCCGTACGAGGCCGGCGGACACTCGCCCGCCCACGGCCGGCCCGGGCAGGGCCCCCGGGCCGGGCCCGCGTCCGGCGGTCGCCCTCGTGACGCCCGCCGCCGCGCCGGCCACGCACCCGGCCGCCCCGGCCCCGGCAGCGCCTGTCGTCCCCGCCCAGGCCCCTCGCCGTCCCGTCCCGCAGCTCCGGCCCACCGACCGCTTCGCCGAGCTCCTCCTCAGCGTGCTCAGCGGCCGGCGCCCCGTCCACTCGATGCTCCGCCACACCGTCGGCCGTGCCTACGACGATCTGGCCCACCTCGCCGAACGCGGCCCCTTGCGCACGCGCGGCACCTCCCCCGTCGTCCGCGACATCGGCTACTTCGAGCCCCGGCCGGGTGCCCTGGAAGTCTTCGCCCGCATCGGCGCCGGCGACCAGCTACGTGCCATGGCCTTCCGGCTGGAGCAGGGCCGCGACCTGCGCTGGCGCTGCACGGCGGTGGAACTGGGCGGGCCCCGCCGGCCCCACACGGACGACGCCTGA